Proteins from a single region of Acidovorax sp. NCPPB 3576:
- a CDS encoding gamma-glutamyl-gamma-aminobutyrate hydrolase family protein — translation MSSTSKRLKIGLSACFSHADPARSLFTNKTLQYVEQSIAHWIMSAGAMVVMVPCPTGETARGDVTLAHYADWLDGVVMHGGSDVWPGTYGEVPLKDAWLGDRIRDLYDLAVVEAFEQAGKPIFGVCRGLQLINVAFGGTLYQDIETQHPGAQQHRNAVTYDQHFHEVELVPGTRLSQMYPNQERVVVNSIHHQGIKNLAPGFEIEAWSHPDGVPEAIRRRPQRGRGYIAATQWHPEFFKPGSSQTMDDAPILDDFLAACSRSKVRPLPGHSPFQIRDRAARLLRQALLLRR, via the coding sequence ATGTCCTCTACCTCCAAGCGCCTCAAGATCGGCCTGTCCGCCTGTTTTTCCCACGCGGACCCGGCCCGCTCGCTGTTCACCAACAAGACGCTGCAGTACGTGGAGCAGTCCATCGCGCACTGGATCATGTCCGCCGGCGCGATGGTGGTGATGGTGCCCTGCCCCACGGGCGAGACCGCGCGCGGCGACGTCACGCTGGCGCACTACGCGGACTGGCTCGATGGCGTAGTGATGCACGGCGGCTCGGACGTCTGGCCCGGCACGTATGGCGAGGTGCCGCTCAAGGACGCCTGGCTGGGCGACCGCATCCGCGACCTGTACGACCTGGCCGTGGTCGAGGCGTTCGAGCAGGCCGGCAAGCCCATCTTCGGCGTGTGCCGGGGGCTGCAACTGATCAACGTGGCCTTCGGCGGCACGCTCTACCAGGACATCGAAACCCAGCACCCCGGCGCCCAGCAGCACCGCAACGCCGTCACCTACGACCAGCATTTCCACGAGGTGGAGCTGGTGCCCGGCACCCGCCTGTCGCAGATGTACCCGAACCAGGAGCGCGTGGTGGTCAACAGCATCCACCACCAGGGCATCAAGAACCTCGCGCCGGGCTTCGAGATCGAGGCCTGGAGCCACCCGGACGGCGTGCCCGAGGCGATCCGCCGGCGGCCGCAGCGTGGGCGCGGCTACATCGCCGCCACGCAGTGGCACCCGGAATTCTTCAAGCCCGGCTCATCGCAGACCATGGACGATGCGCCCATCCTGGACGACTTTCTGGCCGCCTGCTCGCGCTCCAAAGTGCGCCCGCTGCCGGGCCACAGCCCCTTTCAGATCCGCGATCGCGCCGCCCGGCTGCTGCGCCAGGCCCTTTTGCTGCGCCGGTAA
- a CDS encoding fimbrial biogenesis chaperone, with translation MVILNPLHALARALALACLCGIGPGTAPAHAATPIMIWPVDPVIAGPQRAVALWLENRGAEPVSMQVRVFQWRQAEGQDKFEAQREVVASPPISHIPPGQRQMVRLLSTQPVPARVEQAYRVLVDELPAAAPSDAPAPPAPAAPTAPSAGASRTPQALPSDAAVAVRLQIRYAIPLFVYGPDTLPQRLADARSLVDGTAVLAPDLSWGIARAGSASQVVVHNQGTSHARITSVAWTRSGSPAAPPKDVLNYVLPHGQMPLDLVAPPSPDHSLTVTVNGREAQLPRASQ, from the coding sequence GTGGTGATACTCAACCCCCTCCACGCACTGGCCCGGGCGCTGGCCCTGGCCTGCCTGTGCGGCATCGGCCCGGGAACCGCGCCGGCGCACGCGGCCACGCCGATCATGATCTGGCCCGTGGACCCGGTCATCGCCGGCCCCCAGCGCGCGGTGGCGCTGTGGCTGGAGAACCGGGGCGCCGAGCCCGTGTCGATGCAGGTGCGGGTGTTCCAGTGGCGCCAGGCCGAAGGGCAGGACAAGTTCGAGGCGCAGCGCGAGGTGGTGGCCAGCCCGCCCATCAGCCACATTCCGCCGGGCCAGCGCCAGATGGTGCGTCTGCTGTCCACGCAGCCGGTGCCGGCGCGGGTGGAGCAGGCCTACCGCGTGCTGGTGGACGAACTGCCCGCCGCCGCGCCCTCGGACGCCCCGGCGCCGCCAGCGCCTGCCGCGCCCACCGCCCCCTCGGCCGGCGCCTCCCGCACGCCGCAGGCGCTTCCCAGCGACGCGGCGGTGGCCGTGCGCCTGCAGATCCGCTATGCGATCCCGCTCTTCGTCTATGGCCCGGACACGCTGCCGCAGCGCCTGGCCGACGCCCGGTCGCTGGTCGATGGCACGGCCGTTCTCGCCCCCGACCTGTCCTGGGGCATCGCGCGCGCGGGCAGCGCCAGCCAGGTCGTGGTGCACAACCAGGGCACGTCGCACGCGCGCATCACCTCCGTCGCCTGGACGCGCAGCGGCAGCCCCGCAGCGCCGCCCAAGGACGTGCTGAACTACGTGCTGCCCCATGGCCAGATGCCGCTGGACCTGGTGGCGCCGCCCTCACCCGACCACAGCCTGACGGTGACGGTCAACGGGCGCGAAGCCCAATTGCCCCGTGCATCGCAATGA
- a CDS encoding DUF4398 domain-containing protein gives MPTFTLIRTATAVLALGALAACSSTPKPTEQMAVSRTAVDRATTAPKVAANAPVELQSARDKWTQAQQALDSKDYTRARRLAAEAEADARVAETKAEATDNAATLQQVKTSIQSLQEEITRRAPAAPGAMPPPPPMPAPMSAPAPMPGAMPPAR, from the coding sequence ATGCCGACCTTCACCTTGATCCGAACTGCCACTGCCGTGCTGGCGCTGGGCGCGCTTGCCGCCTGCTCCTCCACCCCCAAACCCACCGAGCAGATGGCCGTGAGCCGCACTGCCGTGGACCGCGCGACCACCGCGCCCAAGGTGGCCGCCAACGCCCCTGTGGAACTGCAGAGCGCCCGTGACAAGTGGACCCAGGCCCAGCAGGCCCTGGACAGCAAGGACTACACGCGCGCCCGTCGTCTGGCCGCCGAAGCGGAAGCCGATGCCCGCGTGGCCGAGACGAAGGCCGAAGCCACGGACAACGCCGCCACGCTGCAGCAGGTCAAGACCAGCATCCAGTCGCTGCAGGAAGAAATCACGCGCCGCGCGCCTGCGGCCCCAGGCGCCATGCCACCGCCCCCTCCCATGCCAGCGCCCATGTCGGCCCCCGCACCCATGCCCGGTGCCATGCCTCCAGCCCGCTGA
- a CDS encoding spore coat protein U domain-containing protein: MMQAIGRHGPPLVLKDPAPLFSLPRADAAPAWAALPAAAIAALSLCLPDPAHAATPIATTATIPVSATVTRGCQISGSAQTTGLSFGLIDFGVHSPVRTGTHSVMATGGPGMQAQVLCTPGTTLQVTVGSGLHASGAQRRLSNGSQFIPYALTLMATGSPALLPNVAANMALGATPTALPIQATATFPGTGLGAGTYTDTVQVTLSW; the protein is encoded by the coding sequence ATGATGCAAGCCATCGGACGGCACGGGCCCCCGCTCGTCCTGAAAGACCCTGCCCCCCTTTTCAGCCTGCCCCGTGCCGATGCGGCGCCTGCATGGGCCGCCTTGCCAGCGGCCGCGATCGCGGCGCTGTCGCTTTGCCTGCCCGACCCCGCCCATGCCGCCACGCCCATCGCCACCACGGCCACGATCCCCGTGAGCGCCACGGTGACGCGCGGCTGCCAGATCTCGGGCAGCGCGCAGACCACCGGGCTGTCGTTCGGCCTGATCGATTTCGGCGTGCATTCGCCCGTGCGCACCGGCACGCACAGCGTGATGGCCACGGGCGGCCCGGGCATGCAGGCCCAGGTGCTGTGCACACCAGGCACCACGCTGCAGGTGACGGTCGGCAGCGGCCTGCATGCCAGCGGCGCGCAGCGCCGGCTCTCCAACGGCTCGCAGTTCATTCCCTATGCGCTCACGCTGATGGCGACCGGCTCGCCCGCCCTGCTGCCCAACGTGGCGGCGAACATGGCGCTGGGGGCCACGCCCACGGCCCTGCCCATCCAGGCCACGGCGACGTTCCCGGGCACCGGGCTCGGTGCCGGCACCTACACCGACACCGTGCAGGTGACCCTGTCGTGGTGA
- the gap gene encoding type I glyceraldehyde-3-phosphate dehydrogenase — translation MTIKIGINGFGRIGRMVFRAAVQNFSDIEVVGINDLLEPDYLAYMLQYDSVHGRFKGTIAVEGNTLVVNGKKIRLTQERDPAQLKWNEVGADVVIEATGLFLTKETAQKHIDAGAKKVILSAPSKDDTPMFVHGVNCNSYAGQPIISNASCTTNCLAPVAKVLNDKWGIKRGLMTTVHAATATQKTVDGPSNKDWRGGRGILENIIPSSTGAAKAVGVVIPALNKKLTGMSFRVPTSDVSVVDLTVELEKPATYAEICAEMKSQSEGALKGILGYTEDKVVATDFRGESCTSVFDADAGIALDDTFVKIVSWYDNEWGYSNKCLDMVRVVSSR, via the coding sequence ATGACGATCAAGATTGGCATCAATGGCTTCGGCCGCATCGGCCGCATGGTGTTCCGCGCCGCCGTGCAGAACTTCTCCGACATCGAAGTCGTCGGCATCAACGACCTGCTGGAGCCCGATTACCTGGCGTACATGCTCCAGTACGACTCGGTCCATGGCCGATTCAAGGGCACCATCGCGGTGGAGGGCAACACCCTGGTCGTCAACGGCAAGAAGATCCGCCTCACGCAGGAACGCGACCCGGCGCAGCTCAAGTGGAACGAGGTCGGCGCGGACGTCGTGATCGAGGCCACGGGCCTGTTCCTGACCAAGGAAACGGCGCAAAAGCACATCGACGCGGGCGCGAAGAAGGTCATCCTGTCGGCACCGTCCAAGGACGACACGCCGATGTTCGTGCATGGCGTGAACTGCAACTCCTACGCCGGCCAGCCCATCATCTCCAACGCTTCGTGCACCACCAACTGCCTGGCCCCCGTGGCCAAGGTACTGAACGACAAGTGGGGCATCAAGCGCGGCCTGATGACCACCGTGCACGCCGCCACCGCAACGCAAAAGACCGTGGACGGCCCGTCCAACAAGGACTGGCGCGGCGGCCGCGGCATCCTGGAAAACATCATCCCCAGCTCCACCGGCGCCGCCAAGGCCGTGGGCGTGGTGATCCCGGCGCTCAACAAGAAGCTGACCGGCATGTCGTTCCGCGTGCCCACCTCCGACGTGTCGGTGGTGGACCTGACCGTCGAGCTGGAAAAGCCCGCCACGTACGCCGAGATCTGCGCTGAAATGAAGTCGCAGTCGGAAGGCGCGCTCAAGGGCATCCTGGGCTACACCGAAGACAAGGTGGTGGCGACCGACTTCCGCGGCGAGAGCTGCACCAGCGTGTTCGACGCCGATGCCGGCATCGCCCTCGACGACACCTTCGTGAAGATCGTGTCCTGGTACGACAACGAATGGGGCTACTCCAACAAGTGCCTGGACATGGTGCGCGTGGTGTCTTCCCGCTGA
- a CDS encoding HPF/RaiA family ribosome-associated protein, producing MQVQVHTDDYIQGGESLAQWVHDETNSRLARFRDHLTRVEVFLSDVDAGKSGAADKRCVVEARAAGRPPIAASADADKLADAFTSAVEKAARALDTDLGRLKDRHGRETIRTATE from the coding sequence ATGCAAGTACAGGTGCACACCGACGACTACATCCAGGGCGGCGAATCGCTGGCCCAGTGGGTCCATGACGAAACCAACAGCCGGCTTGCACGCTTTCGCGACCACCTGACCCGGGTGGAGGTCTTCCTGTCCGACGTGGACGCCGGCAAGTCCGGCGCTGCCGACAAGCGCTGCGTGGTCGAAGCCCGCGCTGCGGGCCGCCCACCCATCGCCGCCAGCGCCGACGCCGACAAGCTGGCCGATGCCTTCACCAGCGCGGTGGAAAAAGCGGCCCGTGCCCTCGACACCGACCTGGGTCGCCTCAAGGACCGCCACGGCCGCGAGACCATCCGCACCGCGACCGAGTAA
- a CDS encoding putative DNA modification/repair radical SAM protein: MLIHSKLAILADAAKYDASCASSGAAPRNSVGGRGIGSTEGSGICHSYAPDGRCISLLKILLTNFCLYDCLYCVNRVSSNVQRARFTVQEVVDLTLDFYRRNCIEGLFLSSGIIQNPDYTMELVVEVARVLREDHDFRGYIHLKTIPDASPELMQRAGRYADRLSINVELPTPEGLAALAPEKDGAAIRRSMARMAGHIADAKQARREQKGAAQVVSLPGRTRRAAAPAFAPGGQSTQMIVGADATDDRTILATSAQLYGGFRLRRVYYSAFSPIPDASRALPLAAPPMVREHRLYQADWLMRFYGFAHEEIVPARQGGMLSLDMDPKLAWAIAHPERFPVNLNTAPREMLLRVPGLGVGSVDRLLASRRVRRVRHADLSRLRVPLKKVLPFVETVDHRPGRILDSAHLQAFFATPARPAASDTGSRAPLAQPVQASLFG; the protein is encoded by the coding sequence GTGCTTATCCACTCCAAACTCGCCATCCTGGCCGACGCCGCCAAGTACGACGCCTCGTGCGCATCGAGCGGCGCGGCGCCGCGCAACTCGGTGGGCGGGCGCGGCATCGGCTCCACCGAAGGCTCGGGCATCTGCCACAGCTACGCGCCGGATGGGCGCTGCATCTCGCTGCTCAAGATCCTGCTCACCAACTTCTGCCTGTACGACTGCCTTTATTGCGTGAACCGGGTGAGCAGCAACGTGCAGCGCGCGCGCTTCACGGTGCAGGAGGTCGTGGACCTGACGCTCGACTTCTACCGGCGCAACTGCATCGAGGGGCTGTTCCTGTCCAGCGGCATCATCCAGAACCCCGACTACACCATGGAGCTGGTGGTGGAGGTGGCCCGGGTGCTGCGCGAGGACCACGACTTTCGCGGCTACATCCACTTGAAGACCATTCCCGATGCCTCGCCCGAACTGATGCAGCGCGCCGGCCGCTATGCCGACCGCCTGAGCATCAACGTGGAGCTGCCCACGCCAGAGGGCCTGGCGGCGCTGGCGCCCGAGAAGGACGGTGCCGCCATCCGCCGCTCGATGGCGCGCATGGCCGGGCACATCGCCGATGCGAAGCAGGCCCGGCGCGAACAGAAGGGCGCCGCGCAGGTCGTCTCGCTGCCGGGCCGCACGCGGCGGGCCGCTGCACCGGCATTCGCGCCCGGTGGCCAGAGCACCCAGATGATCGTGGGCGCGGACGCCACGGACGACCGCACCATCCTGGCCACCAGCGCGCAGCTGTATGGCGGCTTTCGCCTGCGGCGCGTGTACTACTCGGCATTCAGCCCCATTCCGGACGCCTCGCGCGCGCTGCCGCTGGCCGCCCCGCCCATGGTGCGCGAACATCGGCTGTACCAGGCCGACTGGCTCATGCGCTTTTACGGTTTCGCGCATGAAGAGATCGTGCCCGCGCGCCAGGGGGGCATGCTGTCGCTGGACATGGACCCCAAGCTCGCCTGGGCCATCGCGCACCCGGAGCGCTTTCCGGTCAACCTCAACACCGCCCCGCGCGAGATGCTGCTGCGCGTGCCGGGGCTGGGCGTGGGCTCGGTGGACCGGCTGCTCGCCTCGCGGCGCGTGCGTCGCGTGCGGCATGCCGACCTGTCGCGGCTGCGCGTGCCGCTCAAGAAAGTGCTGCCCTTCGTCGAGACGGTGGACCACCGGCCGGGACGCATCCTCGATTCGGCGCACCTGCAGGCGTTCTTTGCCACGCCGGCGCGGCCGGCCGCATCCGACACGGGCTCGAGGGCGCCCCTGGCACAGCCCGTGCAGGCCTCGCTTTTTGGCTGA
- a CDS encoding Csu type fimbrial protein — protein MQTRPSTAGATPCAHHTTTPTRQRLRAVPAAAAFSGLAFLCGFGPAAADTLTGNLQATMRISTGCVISGSSGGQSGVSFGTLDFGTQPATFSGTVSAAPTGGAGGAGTTQILCSPEITVISVTVGGGLHAGQGAGVGVGTRAMNSAAAYIPYEVYQDASHTTPYPLNTPVANVAIPTAGAAFNLPIYGQVNKTGSQSLPFGAYTDTLGVTLTF, from the coding sequence ATGCAAACGAGACCGTCCACCGCAGGCGCAACGCCGTGCGCACACCACACCACCACGCCCACCAGACAGCGCTTGCGCGCTGTGCCCGCTGCCGCGGCGTTCTCGGGCCTGGCCTTCCTTTGCGGGTTCGGCCCTGCGGCAGCAGACACCCTCACCGGCAACCTGCAGGCCACCATGCGCATCAGCACGGGCTGCGTCATCTCGGGCAGCTCGGGTGGACAGTCGGGGGTGAGCTTCGGCACGCTGGACTTCGGCACCCAGCCCGCGACGTTCTCGGGCACCGTGAGCGCGGCCCCCACGGGCGGCGCCGGCGGGGCGGGCACCACGCAGATCCTGTGCTCGCCCGAGATCACCGTCATCAGCGTGACGGTGGGCGGCGGGCTGCATGCCGGCCAGGGCGCCGGGGTGGGCGTGGGCACGCGGGCGATGAATTCCGCCGCGGCCTACATCCCCTACGAGGTCTATCAGGACGCGAGCCACACCACGCCCTACCCGCTCAATACGCCGGTGGCCAACGTGGCGATTCCCACGGCGGGCGCGGCGTTCAACTTGCCCATCTACGGACAGGTCAACAAGACGGGTAGCCAGTCGCTGCCTTTCGGGGCTTACACCGACACGCTCGGCGTCACGCTGACGTTCTGA
- a CDS encoding TIGR03915 family putative DNA repair protein codes for MPLHPATAHAAPGDWAGRNAAIPTASASATATSAPGPDAVAVTTITLGHATDWAGFRAAARTLLHSGCAPQQVQWFTKADAAQDLFADAPDGSSPPASERPAADGATPPPEAPGPPETPDTPAHPPTARVPREFLQQCERVVLHRDPGRFALMYRLLWRLAHEPGLRHDPLDPDRLRLQHLERAVKRDMHKMRAFVRFRPVTEPDGGTLHIAWFEPDHWITEANAPFFARRFTQMRWAILTPDASVHWDGKALHRGPAAQRSDAPPPDAGEALWLTYYRNIFNPARLKLDMMRKEMPTRYWKNLPEATLIGELAQTAHARSTRMVEAPGTLPRRRIAGAGRAATEPPE; via the coding sequence ATGCCGCTTCACCCCGCGACTGCGCACGCCGCGCCCGGTGACTGGGCAGGAAGGAATGCCGCCATTCCAACGGCATCGGCATCGGCAACGGCAACGTCTGCACCAGGCCCCGATGCGGTCGCAGTCACCACCATCACCCTGGGCCACGCCACCGACTGGGCAGGCTTTCGCGCGGCGGCGCGCACGCTGCTGCACAGCGGCTGCGCACCGCAGCAGGTGCAATGGTTCACAAAGGCGGATGCGGCGCAAGACCTCTTCGCCGATGCGCCCGATGGCTCCAGCCCGCCGGCGAGCGAGCGGCCCGCAGCGGATGGCGCCACGCCACCGCCTGAGGCGCCCGGTCCGCCGGAGACACCCGACACGCCGGCCCATCCGCCCACGGCCCGCGTGCCCCGCGAATTCCTGCAGCAGTGCGAGCGCGTGGTGCTGCACCGCGACCCGGGGCGCTTTGCGCTGATGTACCGGCTGCTGTGGCGGCTCGCGCACGAACCGGGCCTGCGCCACGACCCGCTGGACCCCGACCGGCTGCGGCTGCAACACCTGGAGCGGGCCGTGAAGCGCGACATGCACAAGATGCGCGCCTTCGTGCGGTTCCGGCCCGTGACCGAGCCCGACGGGGGCACGCTGCACATCGCCTGGTTCGAGCCGGACCACTGGATCACCGAGGCCAATGCGCCGTTCTTCGCGCGCCGCTTCACCCAGATGCGGTGGGCCATCCTCACGCCGGACGCCAGCGTGCACTGGGACGGCAAAGCCCTGCACAGGGGACCGGCGGCGCAGCGCAGCGATGCGCCGCCGCCGGATGCGGGCGAGGCGCTGTGGCTCACCTACTACCGGAACATCTTCAACCCCGCGCGCCTCAAGCTGGACATGATGCGTAAGGAGATGCCCACGCGCTACTGGAAGAACCTGCCCGAGGCCACGCTGATCGGCGAACTCGCCCAAACGGCCCACGCACGCAGCACGCGCATGGTGGAGGCGCCCGGCACCCTGCCGCGCCGGCGCATCGCAGGCGCGGGCCGCGCGGCCACAGAGCCGCCAGAATGA
- a CDS encoding DUF924 family protein, which yields MTSALPDAARHVLTFWFEESTPQQWFAKDDTFDAAIRKRFADLHHEAAQAALWAWRATPQGRLAEVIVLDQFSRNLHRASAQAFAQDGMALVLAQEAIAARADAVLPEAWRAFLYMPYMHSESAAVQAQSVALFTQLGHANNLDFAVRHRDIVARFSRFPHRNAVLGRTSTPEETAFLREPGSAF from the coding sequence ATGACCTCTGCCCTGCCCGATGCCGCACGCCACGTGCTGACCTTCTGGTTCGAAGAAAGCACGCCCCAGCAATGGTTCGCCAAGGACGACACGTTCGACGCCGCCATCCGCAAGCGCTTCGCCGATCTGCACCACGAAGCGGCCCAGGCAGCGCTGTGGGCATGGCGCGCCACGCCCCAGGGCCGGCTGGCAGAGGTGATCGTGCTGGACCAGTTCTCGCGCAACCTGCACCGCGCCAGCGCGCAGGCGTTCGCGCAGGACGGCATGGCCTTGGTGCTGGCGCAGGAAGCCATCGCCGCACGGGCAGACGCGGTCTTGCCAGAGGCATGGCGCGCTTTTCTCTACATGCCTTACATGCACAGCGAGTCCGCCGCCGTGCAGGCGCAATCGGTCGCGCTGTTCACGCAATTGGGTCATGCCAACAACCTGGACTTCGCGGTGCGCCACCGCGACATCGTGGCGCGCTTCAGCCGTTTTCCGCACCGCAACGCCGTGCTGGGGCGCACTTCGACGCCCGAGGAAACCGCCTTTTTGCGAGAACCCGGCAGCGCGTTCTGA
- a CDS encoding VOC family protein has protein sequence MPTQMFVNLPIQDLSRSVAFFTALGFRFDPRFTDDKATCMIVGEHSFVMLLTQPFFQTFTDKPVSDAHGSTEVLICLSRDSRADVDDIVRQAVAAGGKAPRAAQDHGFMYQHGFEDPDGHLWEVMFMEPGAIPPSES, from the coding sequence ATGCCCACCCAGATGTTCGTGAACCTGCCCATCCAGGACCTGTCCCGGTCCGTCGCGTTCTTCACCGCGCTGGGGTTTCGCTTCGATCCGCGCTTCACCGACGACAAGGCCACTTGCATGATCGTGGGCGAGCACAGCTTCGTCATGCTGCTCACCCAGCCGTTCTTCCAGACCTTCACCGACAAGCCCGTGAGCGATGCGCATGGGTCCACCGAAGTGCTGATCTGCCTGTCGCGCGACAGCCGGGCGGACGTGGACGATATCGTGCGCCAGGCAGTGGCCGCCGGCGGCAAGGCGCCGCGCGCGGCGCAGGACCACGGCTTCATGTACCAGCACGGCTTCGAGGACCCGGACGGCCACCTGTGGGAGGTCATGTTCATGGAGCCTGGCGCCATCCCGCCGAGCGAGTCCTGA
- a CDS encoding OmpA family protein — MQSSNLRRTSTLAAALLAAGLLAACASPGPLPAVEQARSAVNRAATDPAVNQYAQLELKAATDTLARADHVLRDEKDESEANHLAYLATQRAAIATNTAQARRLDNEIKQAGSETDRLRLEARTREADASARNAQVAQARAMTAEQLAAQQQAQARAAQDRVRQLEAQLRDIEGQQTERGLLVTLGDVLFAFNKADLSAQAAPRLDKLANFLKQFPERKLLIEGYTDSVGSDSYNQELSERRAQAVRDALVQRGVDTSRITARGYGKSYPVAENGSPEGRAMNRRVEIVIADAQGNLKGR; from the coding sequence ATGCAGTCATCCAACCTCCGCCGAACCTCCACCCTGGCAGCCGCGCTGCTCGCCGCCGGCCTGCTGGCCGCCTGCGCATCGCCGGGCCCGCTGCCTGCCGTCGAGCAGGCCCGCTCTGCCGTGAACCGCGCCGCCACCGATCCGGCCGTGAACCAATACGCCCAGCTCGAACTGAAGGCCGCCACCGACACGCTGGCCCGTGCCGACCACGTGCTGCGCGATGAAAAGGACGAGTCCGAAGCCAATCACCTGGCCTACCTGGCCACGCAGCGCGCCGCCATCGCCACCAACACCGCCCAGGCCCGCCGCCTGGACAACGAGATCAAGCAGGCCGGCAGCGAGACCGACCGCCTGCGCCTGGAAGCGCGTACCCGCGAAGCTGATGCCTCGGCCCGCAATGCACAAGTCGCCCAAGCCCGCGCCATGACGGCCGAGCAACTGGCGGCGCAGCAGCAGGCCCAAGCCCGCGCTGCGCAAGACCGCGTGCGCCAGCTGGAAGCGCAGCTGCGCGACATCGAAGGCCAGCAAACCGAGCGTGGCCTGCTGGTCACGCTGGGCGATGTGCTGTTCGCGTTCAACAAGGCCGACCTGTCGGCGCAGGCCGCCCCGCGCCTGGACAAGCTGGCCAACTTCCTCAAGCAATTCCCCGAGCGCAAGCTGCTGATCGAGGGCTACACGGACAGCGTGGGCTCGGACAGCTACAACCAGGAACTGTCGGAACGCCGCGCCCAGGCCGTGCGTGACGCGCTGGTGCAGCGCGGCGTGGACACCAGCCGCATCACGGCACGCGGCTACGGCAAGTCGTACCCCGTGGCCGAGAACGGCTCGCCCGAAGGCCGCGCCATGAACCGCCGCGTCGAGATCGTGATCGCCGACGCACAGGGCAACCTCAAGGGCCGTTAA